A portion of the Tachysurus vachellii isolate PV-2020 chromosome 14, HZAU_Pvac_v1, whole genome shotgun sequence genome contains these proteins:
- the LOC132857042 gene encoding uncharacterized protein LOC132857042 has translation MEMSTWTPPVIQSRLPYPPQTVCSRPFCPTPKMGYDQQSVRLSNPHAFSEPISRSANLHPNWTPQMWNNGFHNQMLYKSPASGSNPPSHIIPHASLKAGQERTLSVNLNCDPPVLNTTYQRNYKDLHSMQSIRCTCSNTNCVFKNCSCRKGLIPPRHHPLNRHYGVHATHQPAAQSQEASLNAQINQTALTTIMNQGQTCVVGQHNETPSSVAHVPAASHIPVNSLQPSAFIINGCQKSQSQVQKPLCQPLPSREHNGYLELKQSSRKTPHLPNRHVNSAQVKQSLNRFVPILPKDSIQSQTTNISGHHSKTNFATFTAIPSRTHPQVLQSSTVSGMTANSQDITSISSSTSHTSSSTSGSGSAHYSHGLLVNLLVQNNDSQNSSSVVSHSAKSKSGSQQSTHDHTVRFITTAENYRQDKARQGQKQKEPAKESGISRGNAISHLADPQPPKQNERTNWTKRNDKMESCIDPAVSQKLVNSQLGPVQVNKVVAVFPPIYQQACSHGPQNDVTTSTNFRPVLKTNSAKNRFEESKNVEKETNVPNAIFNLPQVPSLPSSLPRLGAIAEMPTSDKDPTSGSQSCEITQCENDPLSTTQISNKRQDSVHSVDSTAKVSVEQSDVQQLESSSEDTVFDLSTVPVVEYTLQELKDLVNSLEAKPAERDKSMITDVVKSILDLFYNGDKKNLAHLVGLKDVFKSLSKLCVKEMHSLVLQSSVVLPKHIKMLENCPQTLTNETTIPSEGFKSSWLNVDGQPANVDNVLEEPISDSNLTWFKKVSQSVSESVVNVVDSVAQTGTDNPEDVCVNVPKDIPKTTTDNIPEDHIRNPEHSSMIFPTADCKKDKMIVEKGCVRRTPTKLSGMQRISKKQFNQQIDDEIDTVKYNMQACNEQSLASGSNECVTNSDVFEEADVSDNTDDLPEIILLSSEEARKIFADCFERDKKTEPPQICHRKERKGLVTQNQSVNGKPQDEFKFTCSHMIGLGDGSDHFCPSCWNETPVLHFDEDETLLTPMEEVLNTDNQRQSLTPQSSKPIKHPSASVSPECGSMIASVISTQKPNGSDVMRDSNPEEQTQMSSPPTARDPHRGTAGTKNSNITMASSLIASRSINSPLDDIKSPKTDGVPDAEDIRFSPDIVIKNIRTFKHPSDHRSTSRNGGQCSDDSKQSGNFPIRKTFADPLSLKTKVGSPAQMPRGSGTLKRKNALPHKQKRPIIMGQGHDGQRNQSKKLRLEIYGSKISNSNFHRERKLPSAPVYLTVSPSPNTDKNYTDEQSAKKKVYSQWSAAFIHPQKKSKKKHVEDHLKSKIQTLKIALKEKLMAI, from the coding sequence ATGGAAATGAGTACATGGACTCCACCTGTCATACAGAGCAGGCTGCCTTATCCACCCCAGACTGTCTGTAGCAGGCCATTCTGCCCAACACCGAAGATGGGATATGATCAACAATCTGTCAGATTAAGCAATCCCCATGCTTTCTCTGAGCCTATATCAAGATCAGCTAATTTGCACCCAAACTGGACTCCACAGATGTGGAACAATGGATTCCACAATCAGATGCTTTACAAATCTCCAGCTTCTGGCAGTAATCCTCCATCACATATTATACCCCATGCATCTTTAAAGGCAGGACAAGAAAGAACCCTTAGTGTAAACCTTAACTGTGATCCACCGGTCTTAAATACCACTTATCAGAGGAATTACAAGGACCTGCACTCCATGCAAAGTATCAGATGTACTTGTAGCAATACaaattgtgtatttaaaaattgtTCTTGTAGGAAAGGTTTAATTCCACCTCGGCACCACCCTTTAAACAGACACTATGGAGTACATGCTACACACCAGCCTGCAGCTCAGTCACAGGAGGCATCTTTAAATGCTCAGATTAATCAAACAGCACTGACAACTATCATGAATCAAGGACAAACGTGTGTAGTAGGACAACACAATGAAACACCCAGCTCTGTAGCACATGTACCTGCTGCATCACATATACCAGTGAATTCACTGCAGCCTTCAGCGTTTATAATTAACGGCTGTCagaagagtcagagtcaggttCAAAAACCATTATGCCAACCTTTACCATCCAGAGAACATAATGGTTACCTTGAGTTAAAGCAAAGTTCAAGAAAAACCCCACATCTGCCAAACAGGCATGTGAATTCTGCCCAAGTTAAGCAAAGTCTGAACCGATTTGTACCCATCTTACCTAAAGACAGTATCCAGTCTCAGACCACAAATATTTCTGGCCATCACAGCAAGACAAACTTTGCAACATTTACTGCTATTCCGAGCAGAACACATCCACAAGTTCTACAATCAAGCACAGTGAGTGGAATGACTGCAAACTCCCAGGACATAACCTCTATTAGCTCTTCCACCAGTCACACATCATCTTCCACTTCAGGTTCAGGATCTGCTCATTACTCTCATGGTCTTCTGGTAAATCTTTTAGTGCAAAATAATGACAGTCAGAACTCCTCCAGTGTTGTCTCCCATTCTGCTAAGAGCAAAAGTGGATCCCAGCAATCTACACATGACCATACGGTGAGATTCATCACCACTGCAGAAAACTACAGACAAGACAAGGCAAGGCAAGGTCAGAAGCAGAAGGAACCTGCTAAAGAATCTGGTATTTCAAGGGGGAATGCAATTAGTCATCTTGCAGATCCACAACCGCCAAAGCAGAACGAGAGGACTAATTGGACAAAGAGAAATGACAAGATGGAGTCCTGCATAGACCCAGCTGTGTCCCAAAAGCTGGTAAATTCACAGCTCGGCCCAGTTCAAGTGAACAAGGTAGTAGCTGTCTTTCCACCCATTTATCAGCAGGCTTGTAGTCATGGACCCCAGAATGATGTTACTACAAGCACTAATTTCAGGCCTGTCTTGAAAACAAATAGTGCTAAGAATCGTTTTGAGGAGAGTAAGAACGTGGAGAAGGAGACAAACGTACCAAATGCGATCTTTAATCTGCCTCAGGTACCATCTTTACCAAGTTCATTACCAAGACTTGGAGCAATCGCTGAAATGCCTACATCTGATAAAGATCCAACATCAGGCTCTCAAAGCTGTGAGATTACTCAGTGTGAAAATGACCCTTTGTCTACAACCCAAATCTCTAACAAACGTCAAGATTCTGTTCACTCTGTCGATTCAACAGCAAAAGTTTCAGTAGAACAAAGTGATGTCCAACAACTCGAATCGTCTTCTGAAGACACTGTATTTGATTTGTCCACAGTTCCTGTGGTTGAATATACCTTGCAGGAACTGAAGGATTTGGTGAACTCTTTAGAGGCCAAACcagcagagagagacaaatcGATGATAACGGATGTTGTAAAGAGCATTTTAGATCTGTTTTATAACGGGGACAAGAAAAACCTGGCCCATTTAGTAGGATTAAAGgatgtatttaaaagtttatctaaattgtgtgtaaaagaaatgcATTCTCTGGTTCTTCAGTCTTCAGTGGTTTTACctaaacacataaaaatgctggaaaattgtccccaAACCCTGACAAATGAAACCACGATACCATCTGAGGGCTTTAAATCCTCCTGGCTGAATGTGGATGGACAACCAGCCAATGTGGATAATGTTCTTGAGGAACCCATTTCAGACAGTAACCTCACATGGTTCAAGAAGGTTTCACAGTCAGTGTCTGAAAGTGTTGTGAATGTTGTAGACAGTGTAGCCCAGACCGGTACAGACAATcctgaagatgtgtgtgtgaatgttccTAAAGATATACCAAAGACCACAACAGATAACATTCCTGAAGATCACATCAGGAATCCTGAACATTCTTCAATGATATTTCCAACTGCTGATTGCAAGAAAGACAAGATGATTGTTGAGAAAGGTTGTGTACGTCGAACACCCACTAAACTCTCTGGGATGCAAAGAATATCAAAAAAACAGTTCAATCAGCAAATTGATGATGAAATAGATACGGTCAAATATAACATGCAGGCATGCAACGAGCAATCACTTGCAAGCGGTTCTAATGAATGTGTAACAAACAGTGATGTATTTGAAGAGGCGGATGTTTCTGACAATACAGATGACTTACCTGAAATCATCCTTCTCTCATCTGAGGAAGCTAGAAAAATCTTCGCTGATTGTTTTGAAAGGGACAAGAAGACAGAGCCTCCTCAGATATGCcacagaaaggaaagaaagggtTTGGTCACACAAAACCAGTCAGTCAATGGAAAACCACAAGATGAGTTCAAATTCACTTGCTCTCACATGATTGGCTTAGGAGATGGCAGTGACCACTTCTGCCCAAGTTGCTGGAATGAGACACCAGTACTTCATTTTGATGAAGATGAAACTTTGCTCACCCCAATGGAGGAGGTACTTAATACGGACAACCAGAGACAAAGTCTTACTCCACAGTCTAGTAAACCAATTAAACACCCAAGTGCATCTGTAAGCCCAGAGTGTGGCAGCATGATCGCATCTGTCATATCCACCCAAAAACCTAACGGATCTGATGTGATGAGAGATTCTAATCCAGAGGAACAGACACAAATGTCTAGTCCACCAACTGCTCGAGACCCACACCGTGGAACAGCAGGCACCAAGAACAGCAACATCACTATGGCTTCATCACTAATAGCATCTCGATCAATTAATTCGCCTTTGGATGATATAAAATCCCCCAAAACTGATGGAGTTCCTGATGCAGAAGATATCAGATTCAGCCCtgatattgttattaaaaatattcgGACCTTCAAACATCCAAGTGACCACAGGTCTACATCTAGGAATGGTGGCCAGTGTAGCGATGATAGCAAACAAAGCGGTAACTTTCCTATCAGAAAGACATTCGCTGATCCGCTTTCCCTCAAAACAAAAGTAGGTAGTCCTGCTCAAATGCCAAGGGGCAGTGGGACACTTAAACGCAAGAATGCATTACCCCATAAGCAAAAGAGACCAATCATCATGGGACAAGGACACGATGGACAACGCAACCAGTCAAAGAAACTGAGATTAGAAATTTATGGATCCAAGATTAGCAATTCAAACTTCCATCGTGAAAGGAAATTGCCCTCAGCTCCTGTTTACCTCACAGTgtctcccagtccaaatactGATAAGAACTACACAGATGAGCAATCAGCCAAGAAAAAGGTCTATAGCCAGTGGAGTGCCGCATTCATACATCCACAAAAGAAGTCAAAGAAGAAGCATGTGGAGGATCATCTGAAGTCCAAAATACAAACATTGAAAATAGctctgaaagaaaaactcatgGCTATTTGA